A window from Gottschalkiaceae bacterium SANA encodes these proteins:
- a CDS encoding class II fructose-bisphosphate aldolase family protein: MYTSMKEMLLHAHKNNYAIMAINCVNMEQAKAIIESAEEEKSAVIVNISPRQLRSHANGDVMAAIVKTMADQASVPVALNLDHGVNVEDVIQVLKWEFSSIMIDASSFDFEENKSRTLMASALAHGLGKSCEAELGHVGLAMNADGQNADYFTNVKQAQEFVEFTNCDCLAVAIGTAHGSYPKGMIPELDFERLRELKNTLDMPLVLHGGSGAGEENIKKAVAYGINKINVCTDLMKHAKNATEKVLKAEPDIEYMEMNMAVEDAMKDFIKKYMRLIGSSNRYTFEKNKGLELD; encoded by the coding sequence ATGTATACATCAATGAAAGAAATGTTACTCCATGCACATAAAAATAATTATGCGATTATGGCGATTAACTGTGTAAATATGGAACAAGCAAAAGCAATTATTGAAAGTGCTGAAGAAGAAAAATCCGCTGTCATTGTAAATATTTCGCCGCGGCAATTGCGTTCGCATGCGAATGGAGATGTGATGGCAGCCATTGTTAAAACAATGGCTGATCAAGCAAGTGTGCCGGTGGCTTTGAATTTAGATCATGGTGTAAATGTTGAGGACGTCATTCAGGTATTGAAATGGGAATTTTCAAGTATTATGATTGATGCGTCATCATTTGATTTTGAAGAAAATAAAAGTCGTACATTGATGGCCAGTGCATTGGCCCATGGTTTGGGAAAATCATGTGAGGCGGAATTAGGCCACGTAGGACTGGCGATGAACGCAGATGGTCAAAATGCTGATTATTTTACTAACGTAAAGCAAGCGCAAGAATTTGTTGAATTTACAAACTGCGATTGTTTGGCAGTTGCAATTGGGACGGCGCACGGTTCTTACCCGAAAGGTATGATTCCAGAGCTCGATTTTGAACGATTACGTGAGCTGAAAAATACGCTTGATATGCCTCTTGTGTTACACGGCGGTTCTGGTGCGGGTGAGGAAAATATTAAAAAAGCTGTGGCCTATGGTATCAATAAGATTAACGTCTGTACAGATTTGATGAAGCATGCCAAAAATGCAACGGAAAAAGTACTAAAAGCGGAGCCTGACATTGAGTATATGGAAATGAATATGGCAGTGGAGGATGCTATGAAAGATTTTATTAAAAAATATATGCGTCTGATTGGTTCGAGCAATCGTTATACCTTTGAAAAAAATAAAGGTTTGGAGTTGGATTAG
- a CDS encoding TetR/AcrR family transcriptional regulator, which produces MAKRREGVYERIQECAMKEFLAHGFKDASLRRIATNAETATGSIYTRFKDKGGLFDSLVAESYEAFKTHFDHEETLFFAAEKYRNIERMMEFSNEVMEKNLDMIYQYPREFKLLITCSAGTKYENIIDEFVDYEVESTKKFLEVIGNKRYLAGEISDEFLHIISNSYLNGFFEIIRHDMPEEKGRKYLMDFGKFYGCGFSCFMKNEIS; this is translated from the coding sequence ATGGCGAAACGAAGAGAAGGCGTATATGAGCGCATACAGGAATGCGCGATGAAGGAGTTTCTAGCCCATGGATTTAAAGATGCTTCCCTAAGAAGGATTGCAACGAATGCAGAAACTGCAACGGGTTCCATTTACACTCGGTTTAAAGATAAGGGAGGGCTTTTTGACAGTCTTGTTGCGGAAAGCTATGAAGCGTTTAAAACTCATTTTGATCATGAGGAAACCTTGTTTTTTGCCGCTGAAAAGTATCGGAATATTGAAAGAATGATGGAGTTTTCCAATGAGGTCATGGAAAAAAACTTAGACATGATCTATCAGTATCCAAGGGAGTTCAAGTTGCTTATCACCTGTTCGGCAGGGACTAAGTATGAAAATATCATCGATGAATTTGTTGATTATGAAGTTGAATCGACCAAGAAATTTCTAGAAGTCATAGGCAACAAACGGTATTTGGCAGGCGAGATTAGTGATGAGTTTTTGCATATTATCAGCAATTCCTATTTGAATGGTTTTTTTGAGATTATTCGACATGACATGCCTGAAGAAAAAGGGAGAAAATACCTCATGGATTTTGGAAAGTTCTATGGATGCGGTTTTTCGTGTTTTATGAAGAATGAGATCAGCTAG
- a CDS encoding ABC transporter ATP-binding protein, which translates to MEKNKRKSLLNRFAPYMGKKKVLLPFALVLSGLSAILNMIPFVLVWYIAREILSNPAGNQLSSVGTYAWLALASAIAGVVVYFLALMCSHLAAFRVEVGLQKVGMEKITNMPLGFFDQYSSGKLRKIVNDGAGTTHTFLAHQLPDLAGTILSPIILLVLIFTMNWRLGFASLVPIVLGFITMKFMTSTKGKEFQKNYFDSLEEMGAESVEYVRGIPVVKTFGQSIFSFKRFYNSIIRYKEMVHAYTLLWRSPMSFYTIIMQSAAFFLIPMGILLIGKGDNIALVLSDYIFYLLISPIFTMLLMKSMYFQQNSMIAKQAIDRLDNLFAYPEMEYSANPKHVDHYSIEFKDVAFSYAGSNKRAVDGVSFRLEEGETVALVGASGGGKTTIARLAARFFDVDQGQVLIGGENVKDVGKKELMNHISFVFQNTHLFKGTLKENIVFWKKDVRKKDIDKAIDLSQSRMIIDEQKDGLDTVIGSKGTYFSGGEQQRIALARAIVKDAPIVLLDEATAFADPENEHLIQKALKELSRGKTTLMIAHRLTSIKNVDRILVIDHGKIVEEGSHDELIAKDGLYKTMWDEYQQSIAWRIENEKECKEEIKYA; encoded by the coding sequence ATGGAAAAGAACAAAAGGAAGTCCTTGTTAAATCGATTTGCTCCCTATATGGGGAAGAAAAAAGTGTTATTGCCATTTGCTTTAGTATTGTCGGGCTTGTCAGCGATTTTAAACATGATCCCCTTTGTATTGGTTTGGTATATTGCAAGAGAGATTTTGTCAAATCCTGCGGGAAATCAGCTTTCAAGTGTAGGAACTTATGCTTGGCTGGCATTAGCAAGCGCAATTGCGGGAGTTGTTGTCTATTTTTTAGCTTTGATGTGTTCACATTTGGCGGCATTTCGCGTAGAAGTTGGATTGCAAAAAGTCGGTATGGAAAAAATAACGAATATGCCGTTAGGGTTTTTTGACCAGTATTCAAGTGGTAAATTGCGTAAAATCGTAAATGATGGAGCTGGAACTACGCATACATTTTTAGCGCATCAATTGCCGGACCTGGCAGGAACGATACTTTCACCTATAATTCTTTTGGTTCTTATCTTTACCATGAATTGGAGACTGGGGTTTGCATCTCTTGTGCCAATCGTGCTGGGTTTTATCACCATGAAGTTTATGACCTCCACAAAAGGCAAAGAGTTTCAAAAGAACTATTTCGATTCTTTGGAAGAGATGGGTGCTGAATCTGTGGAATATGTCAGGGGGATCCCCGTTGTGAAGACCTTTGGCCAGTCCATCTTTTCATTTAAACGTTTTTACAATAGCATCATACGCTATAAGGAAATGGTTCATGCTTATACATTGCTTTGGCGTTCACCCATGTCGTTTTATACAATTATTATGCAGTCTGCCGCTTTTTTCTTAATTCCAATGGGAATACTATTAATTGGAAAGGGCGATAATATTGCCCTTGTACTATCTGATTACATATTTTATCTTTTGATTTCCCCGATATTTACCATGCTATTGATGAAATCCATGTACTTTCAGCAAAATAGCATGATTGCCAAACAAGCTATTGACCGGCTGGACAATCTGTTTGCCTATCCAGAAATGGAGTATAGCGCTAATCCCAAGCATGTGGATCATTATTCCATTGAGTTTAAGGATGTTGCTTTTTCATATGCGGGCAGTAACAAGCGAGCGGTTGACGGAGTGAGTTTTAGGCTAGAAGAAGGGGAAACGGTCGCTTTAGTCGGAGCATCAGGCGGTGGCAAGACCACTATTGCCAGATTGGCAGCAAGATTTTTTGATGTTGATCAAGGTCAAGTGCTGATTGGTGGTGAAAATGTAAAGGATGTTGGAAAGAAAGAGCTTATGAATCATATTTCTTTCGTTTTTCAAAATACGCACCTATTTAAAGGGACGTTAAAAGAAAATATTGTTTTTTGGAAAAAGGATGTAAGAAAAAAGGATATCGACAAGGCAATTGATCTGTCTCAATCCAGAATGATTATAGACGAACAAAAAGATGGTCTTGATACAGTGATCGGATCAAAGGGAACGTATTTCTCCGGTGGGGAACAGCAGAGAATTGCTTTGGCTCGAGCCATTGTCAAAGATGCGCCTATTGTACTCCTAGATGAAGCAACAGCCTTTGCGGATCCAGAAAATGAACATCTCATCCAAAAAGCGCTGAAAGAATTAAGCCGAGGAAAAACCACCTTAATGATTGCACATCGATTAACCAGTATAAAAAATGTGGATAGAATTCTTGTCATTGACCATGGGAAAATTGTGGAAGAGGGAAGTCATGATGAATTGATTGCGAAAGACGGATTGTATAAAACGATGTGGGATGAATACCAACAGTCGATTGCGTGGAGAATTGAAAACGAAAAAGAGTGTAAGGAGGAGATAAAATATGCGTAA
- a CDS encoding ABC transporter ATP-binding protein, translating into MRNYLQNTFALSEEGAKNLVRAIVLSTLMNLSFMLPVIYGFQFLDQGLGIMLGGSKKAMSSLGYYGIAAVISLLAMFVIAYFQYDSTYTRIYEESAKRRIGLAETLRKLPLAFFGKKDIADLSATIMEDATQIEQLFSHAVPQIFAAGITIVIMGIMMFIYNWRMSLAVFWVIPVAFIVFYLSRKFQKKAHKDMYWVKRDISNHIQETLDSIHEIKSYNREEDYSETLKNKLDGYESSLIKSELLLGTFINCAYAVLKLGLPSVMLAGAYLLSQGLVSLFTYLVFLVVTARIYNPIMEVMDNLALLLYLGVRINRMKEMDGMPRQEGRTIFEPKYYDIEFKHVDFSYIDGVQTLRDVSFAAKQGQVTALVGPSGGGKSTVAKLSARFWDIDKGVITLGGKDISTIDPETLLQYYSIVFQDVILFNSSVMENIRLGKKDATDREVREAARLARCDEFIEKLPEGYNTPIGENGERLSGGERQRISIARAMLKDAPIILLDEATASLDAENESKIQGALSELIRNKTVLIIAHRMRTVSGADKVVVIKEGSIEELGTPRKLQAQDGIFASMLKMQLQGIS; encoded by the coding sequence ATGCGTAATTACTTACAAAACACATTTGCATTATCAGAAGAAGGCGCAAAGAATCTCGTTCGTGCAATTGTCTTATCAACGCTTATGAACTTAAGTTTTATGCTGCCAGTCATATATGGTTTTCAATTTTTAGACCAAGGATTAGGAATTATGTTGGGCGGTTCAAAGAAGGCAATGAGCAGTCTGGGTTATTATGGGATTGCCGCAGTTATTTCTTTACTGGCCATGTTTGTGATTGCATATTTTCAATATGATTCAACCTACACTAGGATCTATGAAGAAAGTGCAAAAAGACGAATCGGCTTGGCTGAAACCCTGAGAAAACTGCCCTTAGCATTCTTTGGCAAAAAAGATATTGCAGACTTGAGTGCAACCATTATGGAAGATGCAACGCAAATTGAGCAGTTGTTTTCTCATGCTGTACCCCAGATCTTTGCTGCTGGTATCACTATTGTTATCATGGGCATCATGATGTTTATTTATAATTGGCGCATGTCTCTTGCGGTGTTCTGGGTAATTCCAGTTGCATTTATTGTTTTCTATTTATCGAGAAAATTTCAGAAAAAAGCTCACAAGGATATGTACTGGGTGAAGAGAGATATATCGAATCATATTCAGGAAACACTAGATTCGATTCATGAGATCAAGTCTTATAACCGTGAGGAAGACTATAGCGAGACGCTTAAAAATAAACTGGACGGTTATGAATCGAGTCTAATAAAATCAGAACTCTTGCTGGGAACTTTTATTAATTGTGCTTATGCTGTTTTGAAACTGGGACTTCCGAGTGTTATGTTGGCAGGTGCCTATCTGTTAAGTCAGGGACTGGTGAGTCTTTTTACGTATTTGGTCTTTCTTGTTGTTACAGCCAGGATCTATAATCCTATTATGGAAGTTATGGATAATTTGGCCTTGCTATTGTATTTAGGCGTGCGGATCAATCGGATGAAAGAAATGGATGGCATGCCGCGTCAGGAGGGTCGTACGATATTTGAGCCAAAGTATTATGATATCGAATTTAAGCACGTTGATTTTTCCTATATCGATGGTGTGCAGACCTTAAGGGATGTTAGTTTTGCAGCAAAACAAGGCCAAGTGACAGCTTTGGTCGGTCCTTCCGGAGGAGGGAAAAGTACGGTTGCTAAATTGTCGGCACGGTTCTGGGATATTGATAAAGGGGTCATTACCTTAGGCGGTAAAGATATTTCAACGATTGATCCTGAAACGCTCTTGCAGTACTATTCCATTGTATTTCAGGATGTAATCCTATTTAATTCAAGCGTGATGGAAAACATTAGACTTGGCAAGAAAGATGCTACGGATCGAGAGGTTCGAGAGGCAGCCAGACTGGCTAGATGTGATGAATTTATTGAAAAGTTACCAGAGGGCTATAATACACCTATTGGTGAAAATGGCGAGCGTTTATCCGGCGGTGAAAGACAGAGAATTTCCATCGCAAGAGCCATGCTAAAGGATGCGCCGATCATACTTCTAGATGAGGCAACGGCTTCCTTGGATGCTGAAAATGAGAGTAAAATTCAAGGCGCCTTGAGTGAACTGATTAGAAATAAAACTGTGTTGATTATTGCCCATCGCATGAGAACCGTATCTGGAGCAGATAAGGTTGTTGTGATTAAAGAAGGAAGTATTGAAGAGCTGGGGACGCCAAGGAAACTGCAGGCACAAGATGGTATATTTGCTTCGATGCTTAAAATGCAGCTTCAAGGTATATCATAA
- a CDS encoding metal-dependent transcriptional regulator, with protein MSKNNESKEMYLEVIYELFLNNKEVRSVDIAEKMGYSRPSISRAMSVLKKEGYVIQEPYGTISLTEKGFETGKKILDRHVCLTKFLRLSLNIDKDLAEKDACRFEHVVSEETMEAIRVYVKANLK; from the coding sequence ATGAGTAAGAATAATGAATCAAAGGAAATGTATCTTGAAGTTATTTACGAACTTTTTTTGAATAATAAAGAAGTGCGGTCCGTGGATATTGCAGAAAAAATGGGATACTCAAGACCCAGCATTTCTAGAGCCATGTCTGTTCTGAAAAAAGAAGGATATGTGATTCAAGAGCCCTATGGAACCATAAGTCTTACGGAGAAGGGTTTTGAAACCGGGAAAAAAATATTGGATCGTCACGTGTGTTTGACGAAGTTTTTGCGTTTAAGCTTGAACATCGACAAGGATCTTGCTGAAAAAGATGCATGCCGATTCGAACATGTTGTTTCGGAAGAAACTATGGAGGCTATTAGGGTGTACGTGAAAGCAAATCTAAAATAG
- a CDS encoding ABC transporter ATP-binding protein — protein sequence MNELIIENLGISYQEKEVQTNTSKKNIITNNFSLRVKRGELIVLLGPSGCGKSSLLTAISGLKTPDHGSIRFGDHIFYSKEENILMPAEKRNIGFVFQSYALWPHMNVYQNIAFPLKARGHKKSFIKKRVHDMLEITHMTEYANRYPSDLSGGEKQRIAIARSLAYEPALLLLDEPLANLDAHLKSTLIKEIKELQRQLNLTTIYVTHDQQEAFEIADQIVIMNKGKIMQQGNPMDIYNNSDNLFVAEFIGKNNIINAKEPGFSRFFKQCHRRKNISIRPEDIQISSNGKHTGIIRNIRYRGSYTEYIVVSNDRKLIIHAPDRYSNKIGDTIAFNIHKFHSF from the coding sequence ATGAATGAATTAATCATCGAGAATCTAGGGATCTCCTATCAGGAGAAAGAAGTTCAAACCAACACTTCCAAGAAGAATATAATTACGAACAACTTTTCACTGCGGGTAAAACGTGGAGAATTAATCGTCTTGCTTGGCCCCAGCGGCTGTGGCAAAAGCTCTCTTCTTACCGCAATCAGCGGACTGAAAACACCCGATCACGGCAGCATCCGCTTTGGTGATCATATTTTCTACAGCAAGGAAGAAAATATCCTTATGCCTGCCGAAAAAAGAAACATCGGTTTCGTTTTTCAATCCTACGCCCTCTGGCCGCATATGAACGTTTATCAAAACATTGCTTTCCCTTTGAAAGCGAGGGGACACAAGAAATCCTTCATAAAAAAAAGGGTTCACGACATGCTAGAAATCACCCACATGACCGAGTATGCCAACCGATACCCCTCGGATCTATCTGGTGGAGAAAAACAGCGCATCGCCATTGCTCGTTCTCTGGCATATGAGCCCGCCCTTCTACTGCTGGACGAACCTCTTGCTAACCTGGATGCCCATTTAAAATCCACCCTGATCAAGGAAATTAAAGAGCTTCAACGGCAACTGAACCTTACAACTATCTATGTGACTCACGATCAGCAGGAAGCCTTCGAAATCGCTGATCAAATCGTGATCATGAACAAGGGAAAAATCATGCAGCAAGGTAACCCTATGGATATCTACAACAACAGTGATAACCTCTTTGTCGCCGAGTTCATTGGTAAGAATAATATTATCAATGCTAAAGAACCTGGTTTCTCACGTTTCTTCAAACAATGTCACAGAAGAAAGAACATTTCAATTCGTCCTGAGGATATCCAAATTAGCTCCAATGGAAAACATACGGGTATCATTCGCAACATCCGTTACCGAGGCAGCTATACCGAATATATAGTGGTCTCAAACGACCGCAAACTAATCATCCATGCGCCTGACCGCTATAGCAACAAGATCGGAGACACCATCGCTTTCAACATCCATAAATTTCATTCCTTTTAG
- a CDS encoding iron ABC transporter permease codes for MNTKKSSINFPFSSILREGFRLDRAIPLLLLIILLVFIFYPIAMIFLTSINHDGVFSTESYVVAFSSPATYHALVNTVKMVAYTLVSATAIGGSLALIRHRTDFKYKNLIDFSVFLSFTIPAYILSVTWVEVFSRGGYLNRIIRLFDSSFSYTLNAYTLGASAIILAMHLYPLIYYGLGNALQLLGKTLEENAKVCGANKKQILFRITLPLVLPAWLATSLLVVSRSMANFGVPAQLSLPAGKEVLSTRVFSAMSDLDLNIVAVLSVLLIAISMFLFIWSEKAIKKKHYAIKTSSATSDQSVIALGPWHKPVLVCLGIFFVFSIIVPFVTIITSSFFKRWGLPLSMDNLTINNYLKLFSKENLLTIPLLNSLFYGIVGATAATIIASLTVYFHTYRHDFISSQLIHIAQLPIAVPNMILAVAAMFAWINPPFKLYGTRSLIIITYTVLFIPICIKQILGASKNLDPSLDQAARTMGIPMRKRYTQLFLPQMKKGLMAGFLICFLISLKEIPISLLLYTSTTKTLGVMMFTIQSNSYGLEMTSSISVVVILLSVAGNLLLKKIASRGKT; via the coding sequence ATGAATACCAAAAAATCTTCCATTAATTTTCCCTTCAGCAGCATATTACGAGAGGGATTCCGCCTAGATCGCGCAATCCCTCTTCTGCTGTTAATCATACTCCTGGTCTTTATTTTCTATCCCATTGCCATGATCTTCCTGACTAGCATCAACCATGACGGGGTCTTCAGCACCGAAAGTTATGTGGTAGCATTTTCATCCCCGGCAACCTATCATGCTTTGGTCAACACCGTAAAAATGGTGGCCTATACACTTGTCAGTGCCACGGCAATCGGCGGTTCATTGGCCTTGATTCGACATAGAACTGACTTCAAATATAAAAATCTAATTGATTTCTCTGTTTTTTTGTCCTTTACCATTCCCGCCTATATTCTCTCCGTCACATGGGTTGAAGTCTTCAGCCGAGGTGGATATCTCAACAGAATCATAAGACTGTTTGATTCTTCTTTTTCTTATACGCTAAACGCCTATACGCTCGGAGCCAGTGCTATAATTCTTGCCATGCACCTATATCCACTGATCTATTACGGCCTGGGTAACGCATTGCAATTACTTGGTAAAACCTTGGAAGAAAATGCCAAGGTTTGCGGCGCAAACAAGAAACAGATCCTATTTCGCATTACCCTGCCCCTAGTCCTGCCCGCATGGCTTGCAACCAGTCTGCTCGTTGTAAGTCGCAGCATGGCAAACTTTGGCGTACCCGCCCAGCTTTCATTGCCTGCTGGAAAAGAAGTACTTTCCACGCGTGTCTTCAGCGCTATGTCGGATCTTGATTTGAACATCGTTGCCGTACTCTCTGTGCTGCTGATTGCCATTTCGATGTTCTTGTTCATTTGGTCTGAAAAGGCCATCAAGAAAAAACATTATGCCATTAAAACGTCGTCCGCCACTTCAGACCAGTCTGTTATTGCCTTGGGACCTTGGCACAAGCCAGTCCTCGTCTGCCTTGGGATCTTCTTTGTATTCTCCATCATTGTTCCCTTTGTCACCATTATTACATCTTCATTTTTCAAACGCTGGGGCTTGCCGTTATCGATGGATAACCTCACGATCAATAACTACCTGAAGCTGTTTTCAAAAGAAAATCTACTGACCATTCCTTTATTAAACAGCTTATTCTACGGCATTGTCGGTGCAACCGCCGCAACGATCATCGCGAGCTTAACTGTCTATTTCCATACCTATCGGCATGATTTTATTTCATCACAGCTCATTCATATTGCACAATTGCCGATCGCGGTTCCCAATATGATTCTGGCCGTGGCCGCCATGTTTGCTTGGATTAACCCACCTTTTAAATTATATGGAACACGATCCCTCATTATCATTACCTACACCGTCCTCTTTATTCCCATTTGCATCAAGCAAATCCTGGGTGCGTCGAAGAATTTGGATCCATCTCTAGATCAAGCCGCAAGGACCATGGGCATTCCCATGAGAAAACGATATACCCAACTATTTTTGCCGCAGATGAAAAAGGGTCTGATGGCTGGATTTCTAATATGCTTCCTGATTTCACTAAAAGAAATTCCGATTTCCTTGCTTTTATACACCTCTACCACAAAAACTTTAGGTGTCATGATGTTTACTATACAGTCAAATTCCTACGGACTTGAAATGACTTCATCCATATCTGTTGTCGTTATCTTATTAAGTGTTGCCGGTAATTTATTGTTAAAAAAAATTGCTTCAAGGGGAAAAACATGA
- a CDS encoding putative 2-aminoethylphosphonate ABC transporter substrate-binding protein, with product MKKITLLAITFTMAITLSACSQAGGNTSPTTDAAPAANQEATSLPDHEPALPSNDADNKILVYLSGPEAMINKIEGSFEEQHGDVLDMTIMSCGQLRSKVWTESQAGDIQADVVWGSDPLVYNKLDKAGKLMPLSLENSKDVKDQYLWQGKNYALASERYIIIMYNNSLLKEEAAPTSFAELAADRYKGLVVKADASQSSTAFAISSALYELEGRKIDYFKRLKANEIMLMKSNGLVPSTIMEGQFALGIAPHDAVVRLSNKGKTDGFDVHLGVVWPSEGVIAIQRPVAIPISDSRSEQKQKTSMEFVNFLLSKKAQTIMHKFGFISIRKDIENTYLPEDVNVFSVDWDTATANEESLKNEYQKIFH from the coding sequence ATGAAAAAAATCACACTCTTAGCCATCACATTTACCATGGCTATTACGCTTTCCGCATGCTCCCAAGCAGGTGGGAATACAAGTCCTACCACTGATGCAGCACCAGCTGCAAACCAAGAAGCCACAAGCTTGCCCGATCATGAACCTGCCCTCCCAAGCAATGATGCCGACAATAAAATACTTGTTTATCTCTCGGGACCTGAAGCCATGATCAATAAGATTGAAGGGTCGTTTGAGGAGCAACATGGTGATGTTTTAGATATGACCATCATGAGTTGTGGTCAGCTGCGCAGCAAAGTTTGGACCGAAAGCCAGGCAGGAGACATCCAAGCTGATGTAGTTTGGGGATCCGACCCTCTTGTTTACAACAAGCTCGACAAGGCCGGAAAACTCATGCCCCTTAGTCTTGAAAACAGCAAGGACGTCAAGGATCAGTATCTATGGCAGGGCAAGAACTATGCCCTCGCCAGCGAGCGGTATATCATTATTATGTACAATAATTCGCTTCTAAAAGAAGAAGCCGCCCCTACCAGTTTCGCCGAGCTTGCAGCAGATCGATACAAGGGATTGGTTGTTAAGGCGGATGCCAGTCAATCATCAACGGCCTTTGCCATTTCTTCTGCCCTGTATGAACTGGAAGGAAGGAAGATCGACTATTTCAAGCGTTTAAAAGCCAATGAGATCATGTTGATGAAATCCAACGGATTGGTTCCATCAACCATTATGGAGGGCCAGTTCGCCCTCGGCATTGCGCCCCATGATGCTGTTGTTCGCTTAAGCAACAAGGGCAAAACAGATGGATTTGACGTTCATCTTGGTGTCGTATGGCCTTCCGAGGGTGTCATTGCCATACAGCGACCCGTGGCAATCCCAATAAGTGATTCTAGGAGCGAACAAAAACAAAAAACGTCTATGGAATTCGTTAACTTTCTCCTGTCAAAAAAGGCACAAACCATTATGCATAAATTTGGTTTCATCAGTATCAGAAAAGATATTGAAAACACCTATCTGCCAGAGGATGTCAATGTATTCTCAGTTGATTGGGATACCGCGACGGCCAACGAGGAAAGTTTGAAAAATGAATACCAAAAAATCTTCCATTAA
- a CDS encoding DUF3793 family protein: MNSFLKNWITGNAQCDYRWCSFCSSIGIVYTGVKPAEIINVSVEQLRRCVMLRDCIEFKVITRRKDQLSIFIFNRESMRRSLSNRYALDHLQKLGYPLEFDVDEYISMLVGKLKGDNLFPHEIGFFLGYPVKDVLGFMNMLNLPHTKTMGWRMYGDTKESEVLYHKVKNAKNEIVEYALSV; this comes from the coding sequence ATGAATAGTTTCCTTAAGAATTGGATTACAGGGAATGCACAATGCGATTATCGCTGGTGCAGTTTTTGCTCGAGTATTGGGATTGTTTATACTGGGGTAAAGCCAGCCGAGATCATCAATGTATCCGTGGAACAATTGAGAAGATGTGTTATGCTTCGAGATTGCATCGAATTCAAAGTGATCACAAGGAGGAAGGATCAACTCTCTATATTTATTTTTAACCGTGAATCGATGAGAAGGTCTTTAAGCAATAGATATGCATTGGATCACTTGCAAAAACTTGGTTATCCCTTGGAATTTGATGTAGACGAGTATATTTCAATGTTAGTCGGAAAGTTGAAAGGGGATAATCTATTTCCTCATGAAATTGGTTTTTTCTTGGGCTACCCAGTCAAAGATGTTTTGGGTTTTATGAATATGCTGAACTTACCGCATACCAAAACAATGGGGTGGAGAATGTATGGAGATACAAAGGAATCAGAGGTTTTGTACCATAAGGTAAAAAATGCAAAAAATGAAATTGTTGAGTATGCGTTAAGCGTGTAG
- a CDS encoding flavodoxin encodes MKKVTIIYGSTTGNTESVANLIQSSLTDYETTISDVVNASNEMVKEADLVIYGSSTWGYGELQDDFFEYHDKKMTSELLSGKEVAVFGCGDQDSFGDVFCHATDLIREKVERCGGVLVCENLKISGDPSDSLDAITRFAQQF; translated from the coding sequence ATGAAGAAAGTAACGATTATCTATGGAAGCACAACAGGAAATACGGAATCAGTAGCAAATTTAATTCAAAGCAGTCTAACGGATTATGAGACAACGATTAGCGATGTGGTTAACGCATCTAATGAAATGGTGAAAGAAGCAGACTTGGTCATATACGGATCTTCTACATGGGGATATGGAGAATTGCAGGATGATTTTTTCGAATATCATGACAAGAAAATGACATCAGAATTATTGTCTGGAAAAGAGGTTGCGGTCTTTGGCTGCGGCGATCAGGATAGTTTTGGTGATGTTTTCTGTCATGCAACGGACTTGATTCGAGAAAAAGTGGAGAGATGCGGTGGCGTGCTGGTTTGCGAAAATCTGAAGATCAGCGGAGATCCGTCGGACAGTTTGGATGCAATTACGCGGTTTGCTCAACAGTTTTAA